From a region of the Kwoniella mangroviensis CBS 8507 chromosome 1 map unlocalized Ctg01, whole genome shotgun sequence genome:
- a CDS encoding diphthamide biosynthesis protein 1, which translates to MDAVEGIEKPINPKPTTKPRKRFVGSSKAGSSSSSGRTPIRRVANQIPDDILNDPQLNAAIAGLPGNYNFEIHKTIHHIRRDGVKSVALQMPEGLMMYGCAIADIIEIFTGALPMLLADVTYGACCIDDYTAKEMGAEMIVHYGHSCLIPVSQTTLKTLYVFVEISIDTKHLSLSVRRNFPSSREAFHRLVLGAGAAQPGSKVPIQLEESDQVAQSKSSTATEIPNAPEKEQTEEQPLPTRLALVSTIQFIASIQSLRDDLEKSMSPLQEQQQDAVTENEKQDGPLSKVEKGEIGVWRGKYDITIPQVKPLSPGEILGCTAPKLGEVDGLIYVGDGRFHLESIMIANPSVPAFRYDPYSKKFTRETYEHTEMRGIRGDAVKEARKGLVEKGSGSWAVLLGTLGRQGSLSVLKSITSTLPANSIPPLLILLSELSPLKLSLFSQEEISTFIQTSCPRLSIDWGYAFSRPLLSPYEASVASGRIKGWAGLSLTNTNEEKGEGDYPMDFYADASLGPWTPRHKVKA; encoded by the exons ATGGACGCAGTAGAAGGTATAGAGAAACCTATCAACCCCAAACCAACCACCAAGCCGCGAAAGAGGTTCGTGGGAAGTTCCAAAGCCGGTAGTTCATCTTCGTCGGGTAGAACACCAATACGAAGAGTTGCGAATCAGATCccggatgatatactgaatGATCCCCAGCTGAATGCTGCTATAGCAG GATTACCGGGAAATTATAACTTTGAGATACACAAGACTATCCATCATATCCGACGAGATGGTGTGAAATCTGTTGCATTGCAGATGCCAGAGGgtttgatgatgtatggatGTGCGATTGCGGATATTATCGAGAT ATTTACTGGTGCTTTACCCATGTTATTGGCTGATGTGACTTACGGGGCATGTT GTATAGACGATTATACAGCTAAAGAGATGGGTGCAGAGATGATAGTACATTATGGACATTCATGTTTGA TTCCTGTATCCCAAACAACTCTAAAAACGCTATACGTGTTCGTTGAAATATCCATCGATACCAAACATCTATCCCTATCTGTTCGACGtaatttcccttcttcccgAGAAGCCTTCCACCGCTTGGTCTTGGGTGCAGGTGCAGCACAGCCAGGATCGAAAGTCCCTATTCAACTGGAAGAATCAGACCAAGTCGCCCAGAGCAAATCCTCAACAGCTACAGAAATACCAAACGCTCCCGAGAAGGAACAGACAGAAGAACAACCACTACCGACGAGATTAGCTTTAGTCTCTACTATCCAATTCATAGCTTCCATCCAATCCCTTcgagatgatttggaaaaGTCCATGTCACCGTTACAAGAACAGCAGCAAGATGCAGTAACAGAGAATGAAAAGCAGGATGGGCCGTTAAGTAAAGTCGAAAAAGGTGAAATAGGAGTATGGAGAGGGAAATATGATATAACTATACCACAGGTCAAACCTTTATCACCTGGTGAGATACTAGGTTGTACAGCTCCGAAACTGGGTGAGGTGGATGggttgat ATACGTAGGAGACGGTCGATTCCACCTCGAATCCATAATGATAGCGAACCCATCCGTACCTGCGTTCAGGTACGATCCATACTCCAAGAAATTCACCAGGGAGACATACGAGCATACTGAGATGCGTGGAATAAGAGGCGACGCCGTGAAAGAAGCTAGGAAAGGGTTGGTCGAGAAAGGAAGTGGGAGTTGGGCAGTGTTGTTAGGTACATTAGGTAGACAGGGAAGTCTGAGCGTTTTGAAG TCAATAACTTCAACTCTCCCTGCCAACTCTATACCTCCCTTATTAATCCTTTTATCTGAACTATCACCTTTGAAATTATCATTATTTTCTCAAGAGGAAATATCAACCTTTATCCAAACGTCTTGTCCTAgattatcgatcgattggGGTTACGCATTCTCCAGGCCTCTCTTAAGTCCTTACGAGGCTAGTGTAGCCTCTGGTAGAATCAAGGGATGGGCTGGTCTTTCACTCACAAATACgaatgaagagaagggagaaggggattATCCAATGGATTTCTATGCCGATGCGAGTTTGGGACCTTGGACACCTAGACATAAAGTCAAGGCTTGA
- a CDS encoding methylenetetrahydrofolate reductase, with protein MPKITSLLEDRKGPFHTFEFFPPRTEAGLVNLLDRIQRLASAPLPSPLAVSVTWGAGGSTADKSLELAEHITKLGLEVILHLTCTNMPKEKVDQALEKCKSLGIRNILALRGDAPRSEEYSTDPNPQPDYFQHADDLVRYIRKNYENYFSIGVAGYPTPHPDSESFESDLEYLKVKCDAGADFIVTQLFYDVQGFLDWVKVCREKGITQPIIPGIMPIQNFSSFRRLVNLTKCPVPESISSDLLPISSDDSSVKKYGAELATKMVKQILESGLVPGIHFCTLNLEKSVRTILENLNWTATPTVKLEKSPLVRHNRLIEDDQPITNGAIAINGHSTSNHNNQISELSISPSEASQLAQWGLQHHSLPPVPKKAAIQGAPSNSGQGQEDSWDEYPNGRFTDVRSPAYGEIDGWGSGLKITAAQALKEWGTPTTLSELSEFFTSYLKSSPQTPTTPFCDLPLSPESLTILPYLLELNSAKMNCWTVGSQPAVDAINSEDAIHGWGPRGGYVFQKSFVEFFVKPEEVRKLKEKVEKRGGGKISFYAGNKKGDFKTNTEEDTVNAVTWGVFPGQEIVQSTIIETESFLAWKEEAFDIWTEWSLLYPRHSPARKLLEGIASEWWLVSLIHHDYKDKEALWRFLLEE; from the exons ATGCCAAAGATCACCTCTCTTCTGGAAGATCGGAAAGGTCCATTCCACACCTTCGAGTTCTTCCCACCAAGGACGGAAGCAGGTCTGGTCAATTTGCTCGATCGTATTCAGAGATTGGCTTCTGCTCCTCTCCCTTCACCTTTGGCGGTATCAGTCACTTGGGGAGCTGGAGGCTCAACAGCGGATAAATCCTTGGAACTAGCTGAACACATCACCAAGCTGGGTCTGGAAGTTATATTGCATTTGACATGTACGAACATGCcgaaagagaaagtcgaTCAGGCTTTGGAG AAATGCAAATCACTCGGTATCCGAAATATCCTAGCATTAAGGGGTGATGCACCACGATCTGAGGAATATTCCACCGACCCAAACCCCCAGCCAGATTATTTCCAACATGCCGATGATCTTGTCCGATACATCAGGAAGAATTATGAGAATTATTTCAGTATTGGTGTAGCTGGATATCCAACTCCTCACCCTGATAGCGAATCATTTGAATCGGATTTAGAATACCTCAAAGTGAAATGCGATGCAGGAGCGGACTTCATCGTCACGCAGTTGTTTTACGATGTCCAAGGGTTTTTGGATTGGGTGAAAGTTTGTagagagaaag GTATCACACAACCAATCATACCCGGTATCATGCCCATTCAaaacttctcttccttccgaAGACTAGTCAATCTCACCAAATGTCCCGTACCCGAGTCAATCTCTTCCGACTTATTGCCAATTTCATCGGATGACTCGTCCGTCAAGAAGTATGGAGCTGAATTAGCTACTAAGATGGTCAAACAGATCTTAGAGTCTGGACTAGTCCCCGGAATCCACTTTTGTACATTAAACTTGGAGAAATCAGTTCGAACCATATTAGAAAACCTCAATTGGACTGCTACTCCTACAGTGAAGTTGGAGAAATCACCTCTGGTGAGACATAATAGGTtaattgaagatgatcaacctatcaCCAACGGTGCGATAGCCATCAATGGACATTCAACTTCCAACCATAACAATCAAATATCGGAATTATCAATTAGTCCAAGTGAAGCGAGTCAACTCGCCCAATGGGGCTTACAACACCACTCGTTACCTCCTGTTCCCAAGAAAGCTGCCATCCAAGGTGCGCCCTCGAATAGTGGTCAGGGTCAAGAAGATTCGTGGGACGAATATCCAAATGGTAGATTCACGGATGTGAGATCACCTGCTTATGGTGAGATCGATGGTTGGGGAAGTGGTTTGAAGATTACC GCTGCCCAAGCATTGAAAGAATGGGGTACACCCACGACCCTCTCTGAGCTTTCGGAATTCTTCACTTCGTacctcaaatcatcacctcaGACACCTACCACTCCATTCTGTGACTTACCACTGTCCCCCGAGTCATTGACGATCTTACCGTATTTATTGGAATTGAATTCGGCGAAAATGAACTGCTGGACTGTGGGTTCACAGCCTGCTGTGGATGCTATCAATTCCGAAGATGCCATACATGGTTGGGGTCCAAGAGGCGGATATGTATTCCAGAAATCGTTCGTGGAGTTCTTCGTCAAGCCCGAAGAGGTCAGaaaattgaaagagaaggttgagaagagaggtgggGGTAAGATTAGCTTTTATGCTGGGaataagaag GGAGATTTCAAAACGAACactgaagaagatactgTCAACGCAGTTACATGGGGTGTTTTCCCAGGACAAGAGATAGTTCAATCGACTATCATTGAGACTGAATCTTTCTTAgcttggaag GAAGAAGCATTTGATATTTGGACAGAATGGTCATTGCTTTATCCTAGACATTCACCCGCACGTAAATTGTTGGAAGGCATAGCGAGCGAATGGTGGTTGGTCAGTTTGATCCATCATGATTACAAGGACAAAGAAGCTTTATGGAGGTTCTTGCTTGAAGAGTAG